NNNNNNNNNNNNNNNNNNNNNNNNNNNNNNNNNNNNNNNNNNNNNNNNNNNNNNNNNNNNNNNNNNNNNNNNNNNNNNNNNNNNNNNNNNNNNNNNNNNNNNNNNNNNNNNNNNNNNNNNNNNNNNNNNNNNNNNNNNNNNNNNNNNNNNNNNNNNNNNNNNNNNNNNNNNNNNNNNNNNNNNNNNNNNNNNNNNNNNNNNNNNNNNNNNNNNNNNNNNNNNNNNNNNNNNNNNNNNNNNNNNNNNNNNNNNNNNNNNNNNNNNNNNNNNNNNNNNNNNNNNNNNNNNNNNNNNNNNNNNNNNNNNNNNNNNNNNNNNNNNNNNNNNNNNNNNNNNNNNNNNNNNNNNNNNNNNNNNNNNNNNNNNNNNNNNNNNNNNNNNNNNNNNNNNNNNNNNNNNNNNNNNNNNNNNNNNNNNNNNNNNNNNNNNNNNNNNNNNNNNNNNNNNNNNNNNNNNNNNNNNNNNNNNNNNNNNNNNNNNNNNNNNNNNNNNNNNNNNNNNNNNNNNNNNNNNNNNNNNNNNNNNNNNNNNNNNNNNNNNNNNNNNNNNNNNNNNNNNNNNNNNNNNNNNNNNNNNNNNNNNNNNNNNNNNNNNNNNNNNNNNNNNNNNNNNNNNNNNNNNNNNNNNNNNNNNNNNNNNNNNNNNNNNNNNNNNNNNNNNNNNNNNNNNNNNNNNNNNNNNNNNNNNNNNNNNNNNNNNNNNNNNNNNNNNNNNNNNNNNNNNNNNNNNNNNNNNNNNNNNNNNNNNNNNNNNNNNNNNNNNNNNNNNNNNNNNNNNNNNNNNNNNNNNNNNNNNNNNNNNNNNNNNNNNNNNNNNNNNNNNNNNNNNNNNNNNNNNNNNNNNNNNNNNNNNNNNNNNNNNNNNNNNNNNNNNNNNNNNNNNNNNNNNNNNNNNNNNNNNNNNNNNNNNNNNNNNNNNNNNNNNNNNNNNNNNNNNNNNNNNNNNNNNNNNNNNNNNNNNNNNNNNNNNNNNNNNNNNNNNNNNNNNNNNNNNNNNNNNNNNNNNNNNNNNNNNNNNNNNNNNNNNNNNNNNNNNNNNNNNNNNNNNNNNNNNNNNNNNNNNNNNNNNNNNNNNNNNNNNNNNNNNNNNNNNNNNNNNNNNNNNNNNNNNNNNNNNNNNNNNNNNNNNNNNNNNNNNNNNNNNNNNNNNNNNNNNNNNNNNNNNNNNNNNNNNNNNNNNNNNNNNNNNNNNNNNNNNNNNNNNNNNNNNNNNNNNNNNNNNNNNNNNNNNNNNNNNNNNNNNNNNNNNNNNNNNNNNNNNNNNNNNNNNNNNNNNNNNNNNNNNNNNNNNNNNNNNNNNNNNNNNNNNNNNNNNNNNNNNNNNNNNNNNNNNNNNNNNNNNNNNNNNNNNNNNNNNNNNNNNNNNNNNNNNNNNNNNNNNNNNNNNNNNNNNNNNNNNNNNNNNNNNNNNNNNNNNNNNNNNNNNNNNNNNNNNNNNNNNNNNNNNNNNNNNNNNNNNNNNNNNNNNNNNNNNNNNNNNNNNNNNNNNNNNNNNNNNNNNNNNNNNNNNNNNNNNNNNNNNNNNNNNNNNNNNNNNNNNNNNNNNNNNNNNNNNNNNNNNNNNNNNNNNNNNNNNNNNNNNNNNNNNNNNNNNNNNNNNNNNNNNNNNNNNNNNNNNNNNNNNNNNNNNNNNNNNNNNNNNNNNNNNNNNNNNNNNNNNNNNNNNNNNNNNNNNNNNNNNNNNNNNNNNNNNNNNNNNNNNNNNNNNNNNNNNNNNNNNNNNNNNNNNNNNNNNNNNNNNNNNNNNNNNNNNNNNNNNNNNNNNNNNNNNNNNNNNNNNNNNNNNNNNNNNNNNNNNNNNNNNNNNNNNNNNNNNNNNNNNNNNNNNNNNNNNNNNNNNNNNNNNNNNNNNNNNNNNNNNNNNNNNNNNNNNNNNNNNNNNNNNNNNNNNNNNNNNNNNNNNNNNNNNNNNNNNNNNNNNNNNNNNNNNNNNNNNNNNNNNNNNNNNNNNNNNNNNNNNNNNNNNNNNNNNNNNNNNNNNNNNNNNNNNNNNNNNNNNNNNNNNNNNNNNNNNNNNNNNNNNNNNNNNNNNNNNNNNNNNNNNNNNNNNNNNNNNNNNNNNNNNNNNNNNNNNNNNNNNNNNNNNNNNNNNNNNNNNNNNNNNACTAAGAACTGATAAAATTAGAGATGGGGGAAAAATTCTATTACTAATCATCTTTTCTCTCTACTAGTTTCCAAGAATGTGTTCAAAAAGCTCTCTCACCTTCTCCATGGTGGTCCAGGCCTGCCGCAACGGAGTAGTAAAACAGTTAGGGAGCGGACCTCCTTCCCTGCAGATATTGGATTCAATTTCTAATCGCACAAAGTCATCAAACCCAAGAGGATGTGTGGCTTGAAGGGAGAAGTACCTGCAGCACAGGACAGTGGGAGAAAACTATACATAAAAGACAAGTTTCAAAATGTTCACAGGTGGGCAAAATAACTTTACAACTAGGTGGCCACTAGCCTCAAAATGTATGTATAACTGATATCCAAAGGTTAGGAAAAAATCCCTGAACTGAGGAAATAAAGATTTTTTACAAATATCTTCTCAAAATGAGAGAAAAGTAAATGGAATAAAGTACATTATGTGACCGCTTATGGGCAGTGTTGCGCACACACAATATTATGTTGTAAAGCAAGGAGGTGGCAAGCAGTAAGAACCCAAAGCAGGTTCTGCACTATTAAACAACCGATTTTAGGGAACTGAGGTGAGCTAGTTAGTTTGAAATAGGTCAGGGACTGTTCCCAGCTCCTAACACAGCAACAAATGAATTCAACACAGCTTGTGGCCCTGGGTACTCTAACTTCAGCTTTAGAACAAGCTTTTTGAGAAGCAGTTTAAGAAATCATTATTGTTTTAACATGATTAAAGGCAACCTGCAAGCGTTGGAGTGGCAGTTACATTATTGGTGCTCTTTCTTGTTTCTTTATGAGAGCTAAAGGGAAGTCCAAGTTTGttgattttttcctcccaaaaAAGTGGTAATAAAAAACACATCTTCTTAAATATCAAAAACAACAAGTGTTTTCTGACCTGTTTTTCCTGGAGGACTCCTAGGAAGACTAGAGAACTGAAGTGGGATGCTTTCTCAGCCTTCTCTTGAAGGCATGAGGGTGTCTGAATATTGAAGAGTGAGTTTTGCTCTCAATTGTACATCAGGAGTTTGAATTAAAACCTGTTTAACTCAAAATCCAGAGTTTTACACAGTGACAAACAAATCCTTCCCCTCCCAACTGCCCAGGTCTTGTGATGACATAAGGCCATTAGTTCTCCAGCCACCCATAGAATCCTCCAGCATAAACAGGCTAGACAAGATTCAGTATTTCTCATGTAAGAGCTGCAAGATGACTTTCAAAGCTTTTAGACTTCTTTGTACACAAGgagttttaaaaagtcaattttcCACACATTTACATTGGAGGTCACCTTTAATAAACATGCTCTTCAGCATGTGCCCCTCGGTCCCATACATCAAGAGCACAGAAAGCCAAGAATGTAAGATGTTTACTGAATAAGAGAATATCCCTGTGTGCAATGCCACATATGCAAGTACTAGATTTTTCAAACTGGAGCTGTGAAGGCAAATTGTTAGAACAACTCACCTATCATATAAAATCATGGCATCATTCTGTGCCTCCTGCCCATCATACTGGCCCTTTTTGGCAGCAAGCTGAGACTGGAAGTTATCTGCTGCCAACCAGAACTGTAATAT
The genomic region above belongs to Chelonoidis abingdonii isolate Lonesome George chromosome 20, CheloAbing_2.0, whole genome shotgun sequence and contains:
- the LOC142048002 gene encoding A-kinase anchor protein 10, mitochondrial-like, whose product is MTGGLPNVFSLLHVNKCLMPLADILFCESALFYFSEYMEKEDAVNILQFWLAADNFQSQLAAKKGQYDGQEAQNDAMILYDRYFSLQATHPLGFDDFVRLEIESNICREGGPLPNCFTTPLRQAWTTMEKVRELFEHILGN